A window from Leptospira meyeri encodes these proteins:
- the galK gene encoding galactokinase: protein MDSLRSKENLNQFESIFGKTNQLPRLFQAPARINIIGEHVDYLGGTVLPAAIDFFVQVLLRPNDSQNYRLHSVSYQETVELKKPFSPNSKSPWVDYIAGVIFEIEKKGHIVPGFDLLVDGNIPQGSGLSSSAAFEVATGYAIKETFEFPITREEIALIGQKAENNFVGTKCGIMDQFIIAVGKKDDCISLNTETLKYSYHHFDLGNYEFYLINSNVKHSLKDSAYNKRRSECESALVKIKAKYPNFTQLYDVKLSDSEIDQCHLTKEEIKRTKHVTSERERTKVVIESLESGNFRDVGSALFQTHWSLSKEFEVSCPEIDFIVDSLQSLGVTGARMIGGGFGGCVLVLDTKNHFSKIEEVLKKSYQQKFNVAIDFYKFQISDGVKEVLI, encoded by the coding sequence GTGGATTCTTTAAGAAGTAAAGAAAATTTGAATCAATTTGAATCAATATTTGGAAAAACAAATCAACTGCCTCGTTTATTTCAGGCACCTGCTAGAATCAATATAATTGGAGAACATGTTGATTATTTGGGTGGAACTGTGCTACCAGCAGCGATTGATTTTTTTGTCCAAGTATTATTGCGTCCCAATGATTCTCAAAACTATCGTTTGCATTCGGTTTCCTATCAAGAAACTGTAGAACTCAAAAAACCATTTTCACCAAATTCAAAATCTCCGTGGGTTGACTACATTGCAGGTGTTATTTTTGAAATTGAAAAAAAAGGCCATATTGTTCCGGGATTCGACTTATTAGTTGATGGAAATATTCCCCAAGGTTCTGGACTTTCTTCCTCAGCAGCTTTTGAAGTGGCAACTGGTTATGCGATTAAAGAAACTTTTGAGTTTCCAATAACACGAGAAGAAATTGCTCTAATTGGACAGAAAGCTGAAAATAATTTTGTCGGAACAAAATGTGGAATCATGGATCAATTCATCATTGCTGTAGGCAAAAAAGATGATTGTATTTCCTTAAATACTGAAACTCTAAAGTATTCATATCACCACTTCGACTTAGGAAACTACGAATTTTATCTAATCAATTCAAATGTTAAGCATAGTTTGAAAGATAGTGCCTATAACAAACGCAGGTCGGAATGCGAATCGGCATTGGTAAAAATTAAAGCAAAGTATCCAAATTTTACGCAATTGTACGATGTAAAGCTTTCAGACTCCGAAATTGATCAATGTCACCTAACAAAAGAAGAAATAAAAAGAACTAAACATGTAACTTCTGAACGAGAACGAACCAAAGTTGTGATTGAAAGTTTGGAATCAGGTAATTTCAGAGATGTTGGTTCCGCACTATTTCAAACTCATTGGTCTTTATCTAAAGAATTTGAGGTCTCTTGTCCCGAAATTGATTTCATTGTTGATTCTTTGCAGAGCCTAGGCGTCACTGGTGCAAGAATGATTGGTGGTGGTTTCGGTGGATGCGTACTCGTACTAGATACCAAAAACCATTTTTCTAAAATTGAAGAAGTTTTGAAAAAAAGTTATCAACAAAAGTTTAACGTTGCGATAGACTTTTATAAGTTTCAAATTTCGGACGGGGTTAAGGAAGTTTTGATATGA
- a CDS encoding STAS domain-containing protein — MIENWSDYTVESGDFKMEVLQQRFVPLPETAVYFELSGEINLYNSQVMKENLEILISKGINHVFLNFEQVSYIDSSGLGVCLGIHSRLMKQKGFIRIISPSEKVRYVLELTKLRSLLQIFPTLEQAVKSD; from the coding sequence ATGATCGAAAACTGGAGTGATTACACAGTTGAGAGTGGAGATTTCAAAATGGAAGTCCTCCAACAGAGATTTGTCCCTCTCCCAGAAACTGCTGTTTACTTCGAATTGTCCGGAGAAATCAATCTCTACAATTCACAGGTCATGAAAGAAAACTTGGAAATTCTTATTTCCAAAGGGATCAATCACGTCTTCTTAAACTTTGAACAAGTTAGTTATATTGATAGTTCTGGACTTGGAGTTTGTTTGGGAATTCATTCTAGACTGATGAAACAAAAAGGATTCATTCGAATCATATCCCCTTCAGAAAAAGTACGATATGTTTTGGAATTAACCAAACTAAGAAGCCTGCTCCAAATTTTTCCGACTTTGGAACAAGCTGTAAAATCCGACTAA
- the mtnP gene encoding S-methyl-5'-thioadenosine phosphorylase — protein MANVVKIGVIGGTGLYSIDGMEIIKEIHPETPWGKPSDTITIGRFKGKEIAFLPRHGKGHFLNPSEVPARANIAALKQLGVEEIIAFSSVGSLRQEIAPRDFVIPSQIIDRTKARPSTFFENGMVAHAPFADPFSPGLGKKVEEAAKQIGLPIHSNKTLICMEGPLFSTRAESHMYRSWGADIINMTVLPEAKLAREAEILYQMVCMSTDYDCWKEDEAHVTLEMVLGNLSKNAETAKLLLSALIDFLGKSDDTSLVGSTKFSLVTAPEKRNQEQINKLKFLFPTYF, from the coding sequence ATGGCAAATGTAGTGAAAATCGGGGTCATTGGTGGAACTGGCCTATATTCAATTGATGGAATGGAAATTATCAAAGAAATCCATCCTGAAACTCCTTGGGGCAAACCATCGGACACGATCACTATTGGTCGATTTAAAGGGAAAGAAATTGCGTTTTTGCCAAGACACGGAAAAGGACATTTTTTAAATCCAAGCGAAGTTCCGGCCAGAGCCAATATTGCCGCATTAAAACAGTTAGGTGTAGAAGAAATCATTGCATTTAGTTCTGTGGGAAGTTTACGCCAAGAAATAGCTCCTAGAGATTTTGTAATCCCTTCGCAAATCATTGACCGTACCAAGGCTCGACCATCCACATTTTTCGAAAACGGAATGGTGGCACATGCACCATTTGCGGATCCTTTTTCACCAGGACTTGGTAAAAAAGTAGAAGAGGCTGCAAAACAAATTGGTCTTCCCATTCATTCCAACAAAACACTGATTTGTATGGAAGGGCCATTGTTTTCTACAAGAGCTGAATCTCATATGTACAGATCGTGGGGAGCCGACATCATCAACATGACTGTCCTTCCTGAAGCAAAACTAGCAAGAGAAGCAGAGATTCTTTACCAAATGGTTTGTATGTCAACCGACTATGATTGTTGGAAAGAAGATGAAGCCCATGTCACTTTGGAAATGGTGTTGGGCAACTTAAGCAAAAATGCGGAGACAGCGAAGTTGTTACTTTCGGCGCTCATTGATTTCTTAGGAAAGTCAGATGATACTAGTCTTGTGGGAAGCACAAAGTTTTCTTTGGTGACTGCTCCTGAAAAAAGAAACCAAGAGCAAATAAACAAATTAAAATTTCTTTTTCCAACTTACTTTTAG
- a CDS encoding DUF4139 domain-containing protein → MKSKILPFTTLTLLIFTAGITSDSAFDMSTQSDRKSVSVTIYNGGIGLVRETRQLNLSKGIRTLRFEDVPSQIIPQTVRVKGEDPKKLTVFEQNYEYDLISPERLMDKYIGKEVTLYNESKEKTTSVKATLISNNGNPVYKIGDEISLGYNGRVTVPTIPENLFAKPTLVWKLKNDVEKEQTLEVSYQTNGLGWSADYILVLDKEENLCGLNSWVTLNNNSGAEFKNATLQLVAGKVNLISNQSNTYAMQPRAVKKTMMKEYSESDAAPEFNQENLSEYYLYTLDQPTNIGYNQTKQVQLFQSEGIEIKKYFVFENLPMYEGNEKNFNNATIKYIFKNAKKNNLGRPLPQGTIRVFKADSKGRQQLLGEDTIDHTPENEEVKIRTGQAFDVVANGKRLSSEVFKLSRGDKSTYSAEIRNRKKEEIEVRFYASLWGDWTITKSSHKFTKESATRAYADVPLKPNETVTVEYTVETKYH, encoded by the coding sequence ATGAAATCCAAAATATTACCTTTCACCACTCTAACACTCCTGATTTTTACAGCAGGCATTACCTCTGATTCCGCATTTGATATGTCCACCCAGTCCGACCGCAAATCTGTCAGTGTTACCATTTACAATGGGGGCATTGGTCTTGTTCGGGAAACTCGTCAATTGAATTTATCCAAAGGAATTAGAACCTTACGTTTTGAAGATGTTCCTTCTCAAATTATCCCACAAACAGTAAGAGTAAAAGGAGAAGATCCTAAAAAACTCACAGTGTTTGAACAAAATTATGAATACGATTTAATTTCCCCAGAACGTTTGATGGACAAATACATTGGAAAGGAAGTCACCCTTTACAATGAGTCCAAAGAAAAAACCACATCCGTCAAAGCGACGTTAATCTCTAATAACGGAAACCCTGTGTATAAAATTGGGGATGAAATTTCGCTTGGATATAATGGACGTGTGACCGTTCCCACCATTCCCGAAAATCTTTTTGCGAAACCCACACTCGTCTGGAAACTGAAGAACGATGTAGAAAAGGAACAAACTTTAGAAGTTTCTTATCAAACCAATGGACTTGGTTGGTCGGCTGATTATATCCTTGTTTTGGATAAAGAGGAAAATCTTTGTGGTCTTAACTCTTGGGTGACTTTAAACAACAACTCAGGTGCTGAGTTTAAGAACGCAACGTTACAACTCGTGGCAGGAAAAGTAAATTTAATCTCCAACCAATCCAACACCTATGCAATGCAACCTCGTGCTGTAAAAAAGACAATGATGAAAGAGTATTCTGAATCCGATGCTGCACCAGAATTTAACCAAGAGAATTTGTCTGAGTATTATTTATACACTTTGGACCAACCAACCAATATTGGTTATAATCAAACCAAACAAGTTCAATTGTTTCAATCGGAAGGAATTGAAATCAAAAAGTATTTTGTTTTTGAAAACCTTCCTATGTATGAAGGGAACGAAAAAAACTTCAATAACGCAACTATCAAGTACATCTTCAAAAATGCTAAGAAAAACAATTTAGGTCGCCCCCTACCACAAGGAACCATACGTGTTTTCAAAGCAGATTCCAAAGGAAGACAACAACTTCTAGGTGAAGATACGATTGACCACACTCCTGAAAATGAAGAAGTAAAAATTCGAACAGGACAAGCCTTTGATGTAGTAGCTAATGGCAAACGACTTTCAAGTGAAGTGTTCAAACTTTCACGAGGAGATAAATCAACTTACTCAGCAGAGATCCGAAATAGAAAAAAAGAAGAAATCGAAGTTCGGTTCTATGCAAGCCTATGGGGTGATTGGACGATCACAAAATCCTCTCATAAATTTACAAAAGAATCCGCTACGAGAGCTTATGCAGATGTTCCTTTAAAACCCAATGAAACAGTCACCGTAGAATACACTGTAGAGACTAAATACCACTAA
- a CDS encoding phytoene desaturase family protein, protein MENKYDVIIIGSGIGGLTAASILSQVAKKKVLVLERHFKLGGFTHTFKRLGKFEWDVGIHYIGDLGEGSMLRTLFDSITRKGVKWNKMQEPFEVFDYPGFSFPVYGEKEKFVSDLKLKFPLESEAIDRYFRDVETFTQWFGRHFTLKALPSVFEKAAKFLNLNHIPTPYITTKEYMETHIRDENLRALLCSQWGDYGLPPSMSSFAIHSMIVTHYFNGGYFPIGGSSKIVDSIEPIIEENGGSLKILHTVKEILLEGDKAVGVKVEVQKGKTFSEQEFFADVIVSDAGAYTTYNKLLPKEYSSSFQKSLETLSTQGTTSITLYIGFKESPTKLGFHGENHWIFPDLNHDACYAKRNDLAEGKPPMMYLSFPSLKNPDAEGHTAEAISFADYTLFAKWKDEPWKKRGEDYTKLKETITEGMLEFLEKRFPGFRDLIEFTELSTPITTEFFTGHKEGSIYGLSCTPERFKQEWLGVRTTIKNLYLTGADACSPGVAGALMGGIAASSVVLGLTGTLRLMKELFQKSQESS, encoded by the coding sequence ATGGAAAATAAATATGACGTAATCATAATCGGTTCTGGTATTGGTGGCCTCACAGCCGCCTCTATCCTTTCTCAAGTTGCTAAAAAGAAAGTACTCGTTTTAGAACGTCATTTTAAGTTAGGTGGTTTCACACATACCTTCAAACGACTTGGAAAATTTGAATGGGATGTGGGGATCCATTATATCGGGGACTTAGGTGAAGGTTCCATGTTACGAACACTTTTTGATTCCATCACAAGAAAAGGTGTGAAGTGGAACAAAATGCAAGAGCCGTTCGAAGTCTTCGATTACCCTGGTTTCAGTTTTCCTGTTTATGGCGAAAAAGAAAAATTTGTTTCAGACTTAAAACTCAAGTTTCCTCTAGAATCCGAAGCCATTGATAGATACTTTCGAGATGTCGAAACCTTTACCCAATGGTTTGGAAGGCATTTTACTTTAAAAGCTTTGCCATCAGTATTCGAAAAGGCAGCCAAGTTTTTAAACTTGAACCACATCCCCACTCCATACATCACCACCAAAGAATATATGGAGACTCATATTCGGGATGAGAATTTAAGAGCTCTTCTTTGTTCGCAGTGGGGTGACTACGGACTCCCACCTTCTATGTCTTCCTTTGCCATCCATTCAATGATCGTCACCCATTACTTTAATGGTGGTTATTTTCCAATTGGCGGTTCTTCCAAAATCGTAGATTCAATTGAACCCATTATAGAAGAAAACGGTGGGAGTTTAAAAATCCTCCATACGGTGAAGGAAATCCTTTTGGAAGGAGACAAAGCAGTCGGTGTGAAAGTAGAAGTTCAAAAAGGAAAAACTTTTTCCGAACAAGAATTTTTTGCCGATGTGATTGTTTCCGATGCAGGTGCTTATACCACCTACAACAAATTATTACCAAAAGAATATTCCTCTTCTTTCCAAAAATCTTTGGAAACTCTTAGTACCCAAGGAACGACTTCCATTACATTGTATATTGGGTTTAAAGAATCTCCGACAAAACTGGGATTCCACGGCGAAAACCACTGGATCTTTCCTGATCTAAACCATGATGCCTGTTATGCGAAAAGGAATGATTTAGCAGAAGGAAAACCTCCCATGATGTATTTGTCATTCCCTTCCTTAAAAAATCCTGATGCAGAAGGCCACACTGCCGAAGCCATCAGTTTTGCTGATTATACTCTTTTTGCCAAATGGAAAGATGAACCCTGGAAAAAACGAGGGGAAGACTACACAAAACTCAAAGAAACGATCACCGAAGGGATGTTAGAATTTTTAGAGAAACGATTTCCCGGATTTCGGGATCTCATCGAATTCACGGAACTCTCCACACCCATCACTACGGAATTTTTTACCGGTCATAAAGAAGGTTCCATTTACGGACTTTCCTGTACACCGGAACGCTTCAAACAAGAATGGTTAGGTGTGAGGACAACAATCAAAAATCTTTACCTAACGGGAGCCGATGCCTGTTCTCCCGGAGTGGCAGGAGCACTCATGGGCGGAATTGCAGCTTCTTCTGTGGTTTTAGGGCTTACTGGAACACTTCGACTCATGAAAGAACTTTTCCAAAAGAGCCAAGAAAGCAGTTGA
- a CDS encoding MarR family winged helix-turn-helix transcriptional regulator: MGTKFKGSKKEVQALDAFIKLKRAAESLSSRLISEFTKWNISESQFGVLETLYHLGPLCQKELGDKILKSTGNITLVIDNLEKRNLVERVRGVEDRRFISVHLTNDGKKLIEQIFPDHVKRITSEFAILSPDEQEVLGKICKKLGKKTEAICK; this comes from the coding sequence ATGGGAACAAAATTCAAAGGATCTAAAAAAGAAGTACAGGCGCTAGATGCGTTCATTAAATTGAAACGAGCTGCCGAATCTCTATCTTCTCGACTCATTTCTGAATTTACCAAATGGAATATTTCAGAAAGTCAGTTTGGAGTTTTAGAGACCTTGTACCATTTGGGACCCCTTTGCCAAAAAGAACTCGGGGACAAAATTTTAAAGAGTACGGGAAACATCACTCTGGTGATCGATAACCTGGAAAAAAGAAATCTAGTGGAACGTGTCCGAGGAGTGGAAGACAGAAGGTTTATTTCTGTCCACCTAACAAACGATGGGAAAAAACTCATTGAACAAATTTTCCCTGATCATGTAAAACGGATCACTTCTGAGTTTGCAATTTTATCACCTGACGAACAAGAAGTTCTAGGAAAGATCTGCAAAAAACTTGGAAAAAAAACAGAAGCCATCTGTAAGTAA
- a CDS encoding formylglycine-generating enzyme family protein: MKNLLMILFVLGIVISPVVSQEETSEESPFASTKRKVQLWKGEVVGVYKNRLWIKVRIYRNQRISKLSLGEIKSLFADTKEFPVYQKLTNIKQGSLVVRDTVWEEKHINKKNQFIEVVLVGDYKPDLDSKMKEITTDAYISSYIEEDFFTEPDAFFKGRFTPPRKTVFHPKDRKEMVLVTRGLFLYGQGTDPSSDSFNPYFLEPKPSNLKEIPSFYIDKYEVTNAEYAYFLKQTNTPGPPHWIGGKYPEGEGDFPVVHLTYREVERYASWVGKRIPTEWEWEKAARGPGVIEFTNRDETVGYQIIATKYPFGDEYDSLYCNTRESKLGKAQSVLELSTEGASPYGAIGMCGNAPEWTSSDYQLYPGHHIKNFSFGKIYKVVRGGSYSDSAKNSTATARSYGGIPNLSEDRRAGFRLVMDYRD, encoded by the coding sequence ATGAAAAACTTGTTAATGATTCTATTTGTTTTGGGTATTGTGATCTCACCCGTGGTTTCACAAGAGGAAACTTCGGAAGAATCACCTTTTGCATCGACTAAAAGAAAAGTTCAACTTTGGAAAGGAGAAGTTGTCGGTGTTTATAAAAACAGACTTTGGATCAAAGTTCGCATTTATCGCAACCAACGGATTTCTAAACTTTCTCTCGGCGAGATTAAATCTTTATTTGCTGATACAAAGGAATTTCCTGTGTATCAGAAACTTACCAATATCAAACAAGGGTCTCTTGTAGTCCGAGATACCGTTTGGGAAGAAAAACACATTAATAAAAAAAACCAATTCATTGAAGTTGTGTTAGTAGGTGATTACAAACCTGATCTAGATTCAAAAATGAAAGAGATCACAACTGACGCATATATTTCTAGTTATATCGAAGAAGATTTTTTTACGGAACCAGATGCATTTTTTAAAGGAAGATTTACTCCACCTAGAAAAACAGTCTTTCATCCTAAGGATAGAAAAGAGATGGTCCTTGTTACCCGAGGTCTTTTTTTATACGGCCAAGGAACGGATCCTTCTAGTGATAGTTTTAATCCTTATTTTTTAGAACCAAAGCCTTCCAATTTAAAAGAGATCCCTTCCTTTTATATTGATAAATATGAAGTCACAAATGCAGAATATGCATATTTTCTAAAACAAACCAATACCCCAGGCCCTCCTCATTGGATTGGGGGAAAATATCCCGAAGGGGAAGGGGACTTCCCAGTGGTTCATTTGACTTATAGGGAAGTAGAACGGTATGCAAGTTGGGTGGGAAAACGCATTCCTACGGAATGGGAATGGGAAAAGGCAGCACGCGGTCCTGGAGTCATCGAATTTACCAACAGGGATGAAACCGTAGGTTACCAAATCATTGCGACCAAGTATCCTTTTGGGGATGAATACGATTCTTTGTATTGCAATACAAGAGAATCGAAACTTGGAAAAGCTCAGTCTGTACTAGAGTTGTCAACGGAAGGAGCAAGTCCTTATGGTGCGATCGGCATGTGTGGCAATGCACCGGAATGGACATCCAGTGATTATCAATTGTATCCGGGACACCATATCAAAAATTTTTCTTTTGGAAAGATTTACAAAGTGGTTCGCGGAGGTTCTTATTCGGATTCAGCGAAAAACTCGACGGCAACCGCTAGATCTTACGGCGGGATTCCAAACCTATCCGAAGATAGGCGAGCCGGATTTCGATTGGTAATGGATTACCGAGATTAA
- a CDS encoding homoserine dehydrogenase — MKEVRIGLLGAGVVGTSLLQLLDKNREKIQLNYGINLQLTTIATRSPGKLQGKTNVPVTDDVLSVTNRSDIDMIVELIGGTDIAYKAVRSALENGKTVITANKALLSEKGRELYPISTKTGAELGYEAAVAGSIPIIRTLRDGLSSCEFEVICGILNGTTNFILTKMEQEGWDYSTALKKAQDLGFAEADPTFDVEGIDAGHKISLLASLAFREYVSFASLSVKGISDLQSLDIQSALSLGYRIKLLGISKRSSAGVLTKVHPTLVPLDHPLANVMNESNAIFYKTKEADSGMITGKGAGGLPTASAVLSDIIYYATRLGSKDIATEKNLFPEAKAFPEPDNLVRYYLRFSTVDKPGVLAEISKILGRHNISIASVQQKESPSEPVSVIVVTHSATEGEFQKSLQEIDTMSTIIKQKTVAIRLLEKL; from the coding sequence ATGAAAGAAGTTCGTATTGGTCTATTGGGTGCCGGAGTTGTCGGCACTAGCTTACTCCAACTCTTGGATAAAAACCGAGAAAAAATCCAACTTAATTATGGAATCAACTTACAACTAACGACCATTGCCACTCGAAGCCCGGGAAAACTCCAAGGTAAAACGAACGTTCCAGTAACAGACGATGTATTATCTGTAACAAATCGTTCGGATATCGATATGATTGTTGAATTGATAGGCGGAACTGATATCGCATACAAAGCGGTTCGTTCCGCCTTAGAAAATGGAAAAACCGTCATCACAGCCAACAAGGCATTGTTATCCGAAAAAGGTCGGGAATTGTATCCAATCTCCACAAAAACGGGTGCTGAGCTTGGTTATGAGGCAGCAGTAGCCGGTTCCATCCCCATCATTCGTACATTACGAGATGGACTCTCTTCTTGCGAATTTGAAGTCATTTGCGGCATCCTAAATGGAACCACAAATTTTATCCTAACCAAAATGGAACAAGAGGGTTGGGATTATTCCACAGCTTTAAAAAAAGCACAAGACCTAGGCTTTGCAGAAGCAGACCCTACTTTTGATGTAGAAGGAATTGATGCTGGTCATAAAATCAGTTTGCTTGCAAGTCTTGCCTTCCGTGAGTACGTTTCGTTCGCATCCCTTTCCGTAAAAGGAATTTCTGACCTACAATCTTTGGACATCCAATCAGCTCTTTCTCTTGGTTACAGAATCAAACTTTTAGGAATCTCTAAACGAAGTTCTGCGGGAGTTCTCACCAAAGTTCACCCAACTCTTGTCCCCCTCGACCATCCTTTGGCAAATGTGATGAACGAATCCAATGCAATTTTTTATAAAACCAAAGAAGCCGATTCAGGAATGATTACGGGAAAGGGTGCAGGTGGGTTGCCGACAGCAAGTGCCGTTTTATCTGACATCATTTATTATGCAACACGACTGGGCAGTAAAGACATCGCTACGGAAAAAAACCTTTTCCCCGAAGCCAAAGCTTTTCCAGAGCCGGACAATTTGGTTCGTTATTACCTACGTTTTTCCACGGTGGACAAACCTGGAGTTCTTGCTGAAATTTCTAAGATCCTCGGCCGTCATAATATTTCAATTGCATCCGTCCAACAGAAGGAGTCTCCTTCGGAACCTGTGTCTGTGATTGTTGTCACACACTCTGCGACGGAAGGGGAATTTCAAAAATCTCTGCAGGAAATTGATACTATGTCGACCATCATCAAACAGAAAACTGTAGCCATCCGGCTTTTGGAAAAATTGTAA
- a CDS encoding STAS domain-containing protein translates to MADLQFPSLDLKTEFIEIKGEQVLVVSFVGQITNTNAYEINRNISVIFRDSVYNIILDLTKLDYINSIGVATLIGIIKTVESHHGKILIGGLNHFLENVIRLMDLPRKVQIFNTKQEAITNWEP, encoded by the coding sequence ATGGCGGATTTACAGTTTCCATCCCTGGATCTCAAAACAGAATTCATCGAAATCAAAGGGGAACAAGTTCTGGTAGTTTCTTTTGTGGGCCAGATCACCAACACGAATGCATATGAGATCAATCGAAACATTTCGGTGATCTTTCGAGACTCTGTTTACAATATAATTTTAGATCTAACCAAGTTAGATTATATCAATAGCATTGGAGTGGCAACACTCATTGGAATCATCAAAACAGTAGAGAGTCATCACGGAAAAATTCTGATTGGGGGACTCAATCATTTTCTAGAAAACGTGATTCGGTTAATGGATTTGCCCCGTAAGGTGCAAATTTTTAATACCAAACAAGAAGCCATTACAAACTGGGAACCGTAA
- the hflX gene encoding GTPase HflX → MDLARLVGEISVEIGRQVGLLIERTGYVTHLIVGNDHSIEIPHLDRYRVAHSRLRGLRLFHTHLKEHPLNQEDLMDLVLNRFDSITAACVGSDGIPKFFFSAFINPDLDAKEPWILSPKQYPGQLKYGYSEQVEALESEFTKKTSNLKESQKENRAFLVGVYDVRKMKRSPEHSMAELKELCRTAGIHVVDTYVQKRDPDPRTVVGKGKLQEIILTSVHKDIEHLIFDLELTPSQAKKISDATDLKIIDRTQLILDIFSKNAKSRDGKLQVELAQLKYLKNRLSELDDNMSRLTGGIGGRGPGETKLEIGNRRVEEKITRLENELKDLKRRRELNRKARSRNEIPIVGIVGYTNAGKSTLLNALTNSTVIAEDKLFATLDPTTRRIRFPEEREIIISDTVGFIHDLPPDLSQAFKATLEELGDADLLLHVVDSTNSNYTEQMEAVDTILNSLQLNEIPRMVVFNKADGLDEETRASFEKNEALLVSAVTREGLSHLLDLIEEELWKKKELSPPVTVPSL, encoded by the coding sequence ATGGACCTCGCAAGGCTCGTGGGCGAGATTTCAGTGGAAATTGGTAGGCAGGTAGGACTCCTCATCGAACGAACAGGTTATGTCACCCATTTAATCGTTGGGAATGATCACTCCATCGAAATTCCCCATTTGGACCGTTACCGTGTCGCTCATTCGAGGCTTCGTGGGCTTAGACTCTTTCACACACACCTCAAAGAACACCCGTTAAACCAAGAAGATTTGATGGACCTTGTCCTCAACCGATTTGATTCCATTACAGCAGCTTGCGTTGGTTCTGATGGAATTCCCAAATTCTTTTTTTCTGCCTTTATCAATCCAGATCTAGATGCAAAAGAACCTTGGATCCTTTCTCCCAAACAATACCCAGGCCAGTTGAAGTATGGTTACTCGGAACAAGTGGAAGCACTCGAATCCGAATTCACAAAAAAAACATCTAACCTCAAGGAATCACAAAAAGAAAACCGAGCTTTTCTTGTGGGTGTGTATGATGTGCGGAAAATGAAACGTTCCCCTGAACATTCGATGGCGGAACTCAAAGAACTTTGTCGCACGGCAGGAATTCATGTTGTTGATACCTACGTCCAAAAAAGAGACCCCGATCCCAGAACTGTTGTTGGAAAAGGCAAACTACAAGAGATCATTCTTACGTCCGTTCATAAAGATATAGAACATTTGATTTTTGATTTAGAATTAACACCTTCTCAGGCCAAAAAGATCTCGGATGCCACCGATTTAAAAATCATCGATCGCACCCAACTCATTTTGGATATCTTTTCGAAAAATGCAAAATCAAGAGATGGGAAATTGCAAGTAGAGCTTGCCCAACTCAAGTATTTAAAAAATCGACTTTCTGAACTGGATGACAATATGAGTCGCCTAACAGGTGGTATTGGTGGAAGAGGACCTGGGGAAACAAAATTAGAAATTGGAAACAGACGTGTGGAAGAAAAAATCACTCGTTTGGAAAATGAATTAAAAGACCTCAAACGTCGTAGAGAACTCAACCGAAAGGCTCGTTCCAGAAATGAAATTCCCATTGTGGGTATTGTTGGTTATACCAATGCCGGAAAGTCAACACTCCTCAATGCCCTCACCAATTCGACTGTCATTGCCGAAGACAAATTATTTGCAACTTTGGATCCTACGACCCGCAGGATTCGATTCCCAGAAGAAAGAGAAATCATTATTTCTGATACCGTGGGATTCATTCACGATCTTCCACCGGATCTTTCCCAAGCATTTAAGGCCACCCTTGAGGAACTAGGGGATGCTGATCTATTACTGCATGTGGTTGATTCTACAAACTCTAATTATACGGAACAAATGGAAGCTGTGGATACAATTCTTAATTCATTACAATTGAATGAAATTCCTAGAATGGTTGTTTTTAACAAAGCAGACGGTTTGGATGAGGAAACACGAGCTTCCTTCGAAAAAAACGAAGCACTTCTAGTTTCTGCTGTTACCCGCGAGGGACTTTCTCATCTTTTGGATTTGATTGAAGAAGAACTTTGGAAAAAAAAGGAACTGAGTCCGCCGGTTACGGTTCCCAGTTTGTAA